The genomic stretch TCGCCGTATGGAGCACGCCAAGCAATATGCCATTTTAGGCGTTAGTTCTGCTATTGTCTTTATCGGTATATTGAGCTTATTCTTATTCCTCTTCCGGGAGCAAATCAGCTACTTGTACACATCTGACCGAGCCGTTGTGCTGCTGGCGATGCAATTCATGCTGTTTGCGATTATGTATCAATTCTCCGACGCAGCTCAAGCTTCCTTGCAAGGCGTCTTGCGTGGCTACAAGGATGTAACAGTCCCGTTTATTATCGCGTTTATTTCGTATTGGATTGTTGGTTTGCCGAGCGGCTATCTGCTGGCTCGTTATACAACGCTTGAGCCGTATGGTTTCTGGGTCGGTATTACATTAGGACTCACATGTGCAGCGATCGGGTTCTTTTTACGGCTGCGGTTTATTCAGCGGAAGGAAAAGCAGGCGGCAGTTTAAAGCTTTTTCCTTCGCTATAGACAAATAATTGGAGACACGATATTCCAATTCCTGTATAATTCTCTTAGATTACACGACTAGGAGATCTGTGAATGAATCGTGAAAAGTGGATAGATATAGCAAAAGGGTTAAGCATATTACTTGTTGTTATTGGGCATTGGGGCCACTTGGAAATAAATCATTTTCTTGCTTGGTTCCGCATGCCTTTTTTCTTTTTTGTAAGCGGACTCATTTTTAAGTACGTCGCAAAGGAACGCTATCTGTTATGGAGTAAAAAACAAGTCCTCCAATTAATGGTTCCTTACTTGTCATACGGTATTTTATTTATCTTTATCTTTTACCCTTTTAATCCGACTAGTGCCTATTTAATTGATACAACTTATAACTTCCTTTATGGCGGGATGGTTCTTAAAGGCGCGCATACTATATTCTGGTTTATTACCTGCCTTCTATTAACAAGACTGCTTTTTGGGTTCCTGCTTCGTTACGCGTTATCTATCCAGTTCATCATTATAGGAAGTGGTTATCTACTTTCTCATCTTTTAGCTGTTTATTATCCAAACTTCTCCTTTCCCTGGAATGCAGATGTAGCATTTGTTACCTTAGGTTATTTTGCATGTGGCTATTATATGAAAAGCATCATCACCAAATGGATTACCAGCAAAAGAATAATTGTGACCTGTCTGTTCATTTGGTTCGCTTTTATGGGGTTAGATGTTAGTGGCATACTTCGTTATACACTTGATTTGAAATACAGAATCTATGAGCATATGCTGCTGGATTTACTTGTCCCAATCTCTATCGTTCTAGTCGTTCTTTCTGTTTGCTATTTTCTAGCAAAAACAACTCTCTTTGATTGGATAACCAAACTGGGAGAAAGCACGGCAACTATTATGTACTTGCATGTTCCGCTTAATATGCTCGTTGTTTTGCTAATCGATTATCAATATGAGTTCATACTATACACGGTGATCGGCATAAGTATTCCTTTGATTCTCGGATATTTACTCCACTCTTCTTCTATACTCTCTTTCTTATTTTTAGGAAGAATTCCGGTTCGTCATCAGAACAGAAAAGACAACCAACATATTTCATAAGCTAGATTCCAGCTTCCGTTTTATAGACGGGAGCTTTTTTCATTGGTTACTTTGATAACTTTCCTAATTGAGCCGAGTTGCGGCAAAAAAACAGGAAATAATGTCATGAAATTCGGGCTACTTTCCCAATAAAAAACAAAGCACAGTCATGCTATGCTAGAGACAGGCAAAAACTTACAGACTAAGGAGTGTAACAGATGCGTTCTGACGTCACGTTCAACTCAGAAGAGCTAAAGGAACTGCTCAATTTGTGGTATATGAATATCAAATTGAAAAAGGTTCAAGCAGCGGACAAGCTGAAATCAGAAGTATCCGAACAGCTCGCTAAAGGAGAAGCGACTGACGACGTCGTCAAGCTTGCACTTCTGATTCATAGCCGACACCACATCCTCTGCAAAAACTATCCAGAAGCAGACAAGCTCATCCGCCAAGTAGAAGGCTTCTCTCCTTATCTCAAAGAAGA from Terribacillus sp. DMT04 encodes the following:
- a CDS encoding acyltransferase family protein, whose translation is MNREKWIDIAKGLSILLVVIGHWGHLEINHFLAWFRMPFFFFVSGLIFKYVAKERYLLWSKKQVLQLMVPYLSYGILFIFIFYPFNPTSAYLIDTTYNFLYGGMVLKGAHTIFWFITCLLLTRLLFGFLLRYALSIQFIIIGSGYLLSHLLAVYYPNFSFPWNADVAFVTLGYFACGYYMKSIITKWITSKRIIVTCLFIWFAFMGLDVSGILRYTLDLKYRIYEHMLLDLLVPISIVLVVLSVCYFLAKTTLFDWITKLGESTATIMYLHVPLNMLVVLLIDYQYEFILYTVIGISIPLILGYLLHSSSILSFLFLGRIPVRHQNRKDNQHIS